The following is a genomic window from Candidatus Methylomirabilota bacterium.
CCACTGCGTATAGCGGCTATCGAGCTGTTGCATGAGACGGGAGAGATGGCCGTGCGGGGTCTCCAGATACAGATGGTAGTGGTTCGGCATCAGGCAGTAGCTATGTACCCGAAACCCGAAGGAGGCATGCAGAAGTTCCAGGAGGTTGAGGAACTGGGTGTAGTCGCTCTTATCCGCGAAGATGATGCGCTGCTCGACGCCCCGATTCACGACGTGGTAGAACGCGCCAGGATAAGCAATGCGTAACGGTCGCGCCATGATTGGTCAGGAGAGAGGTCCCTGGACAACGGCTTCGAGAAAGCAGGATATCAAACACGAGGAAGGATGTCAAATGTAAATCTCTGACCCCCTGCTTGCGGCTTCCCCACTTGCCAAAAGCAAAACGCCCTCCGGGCCATGCTTCGCCCGGGAGGGCGTCTGAATGATTGGTGTGCCGTTGAGTGTGCCTGAGGTGGGCCGGGGGGATATGCTCATCCCGGTTCCATTTCAACCTCGCGGGAGCTTCCTGCTCCCCTCATGCGTTACCACACGCAACAACTCGAGGGGTCGCCGTAGGGGGGCGAATCGTAGATCAGGGAGATACGATCTGTCAATATGTATTCGGTTTTACTTTGGAATGGGATCGCTGCAGATGGGGACGGCGAGCAATCCGGATGAATTTCTGCGTAATGTCTTGAAGTGAAGTCAGGGAAGAACACAGTAAGCCTTGACTCGCATGGCCAGATATGGTACCTGCCGGGCCGGAAGCAACAGCCATCAGGCATGCTGCACGGCGGGATAGGAGGCGCACGAGGGAGATATGGCCACAATCGTCATCATTCGAGGGGACGGCATTGGGCCCGAAGTCGTGGAGGAGGGTCTCAAGGTTCTCAAGGCAGCCGCCCGGAAGGTGAGCCTCGCCTTGGAGTTTCAGGAGGCGCTCCTCGGAGGGGCGGCCATCGACGCCACCGATAATCCCCTTCCAGAAGAGACACTGCACCGCTGCAGGCAGGCGGACGCCATACTCCTCGGCGCGGTAGGCGGTCCCACGTGGGATTCCCACCCACGAGAGAAGCGTCCCGAGCAAGGGATTCTCGGACTCCGAAAGGCGCTTCAGCTTTATGCCAACCTTCGCCCGGTCCGTCTCTTTCCTTCCCTCCTTGAGGCCTCCCCGCTGAAACGGGAGGTGATCGAGGGAACCGATTTCATCATCTTTCGGGAACTGACCGGCGGGCTCTATTACGGAACCCCGCGAGGAATCGACAAGTCAGGAGAAGAGGAGCGGGCGGTAGATACGTTAAGCTACACCACCTCCGAAATCGCCCGTATTGCCCGGCTGGCCTTTCAGGCGGCAGAAGGTCGCCGGAAGAAGGTCTCCTCGATCGATAAGGCCAATGTACTGATGAGTTCTCAGCTCTGGCGGAGGGTGGTGATGCACGTCGCGCAGGAGTTCCCCGGGGTCACCCTCGAACACATGTTAGTAGATACCTGCGCGATGCAACTCATCCGCAACCCATGCCAGTTCGATGTCATCGTGACCGAAAACATGTTCGGCGACATCCTCTCTGATGAGGCAGGGGCTATCGCGGGCTCGATCGGGCTTCTCCCGTCCGCCAGCCTGGGGGGCGCAGGGGGCCTTTATGAACCGATCCACGGGGCCGCCCCCGACATTGCCGGTACGGGCCAGGCCAATCCAATTGGAACCATCCTCTCCGCCGCCCTCCTCCTGCGTTACTCCCTCAAGCAGCAGGAGGCGGCGACTACC
Proteins encoded in this region:
- a CDS encoding transposase, giving the protein MARPLRIAYPGAFYHVVNRGVEQRIIFADKSDYTQFLNLLELLHASFGFRVHSYCLMPNHYHLYLETPHGHLSRLMQQLDSRYTQWFN
- the leuB gene encoding 3-isopropylmalate dehydrogenase; this translates as MATIVIIRGDGIGPEVVEEGLKVLKAAARKVSLALEFQEALLGGAAIDATDNPLPEETLHRCRQADAILLGAVGGPTWDSHPREKRPEQGILGLRKALQLYANLRPVRLFPSLLEASPLKREVIEGTDFIIFRELTGGLYYGTPRGIDKSGEEERAVDTLSYTTSEIARIARLAFQAAEGRRKKVSSIDKANVLMSSQLWRRVVMHVAQEFPGVTLEHMLVDTCAMQLIRNPCQFDVIVTENMFGDILSDEAGAIAGSIGLLPSASLGGAGGLYEPIHGAAPDIAGTGQANPIGTILSAALLLRYSLKQQEAATTIEAAVEQVLAQGYRTPELEQPGTELVGTQRMGDLITRAVETA